One stretch of Thalassovita sp. DNA includes these proteins:
- the msrB gene encoding peptide-methionine (R)-S-oxide reductase MsrB → MSKYTKDPDVIANLTDEQRWVTQENGTERAGTGRLLRNKEPGIYVDVVSGEPLFASSDKYDSGCGWPSFTKPIEPAHIAELEDRTYGMVRTEVRSAHGDSHLGHVFPDGPQDRGGLRYCINSASLRFVHRDDMQAEGYGDYLNQVEDI, encoded by the coding sequence ATGTCCAAATACACCAAAGATCCGGATGTGATCGCCAATCTGACCGATGAGCAGCGCTGGGTGACCCAGGAAAACGGCACCGAACGGGCCGGGACGGGACGGCTGTTGCGCAACAAGGAACCTGGGATCTACGTTGATGTGGTCTCGGGCGAGCCGCTGTTTGCCTCATCCGACAAATACGACTCGGGCTGTGGCTGGCCCAGCTTTACCAAGCCGATTGAGCCGGCCCATATCGCTGAGCTGGAGGATCGCACCTACGGGATGGTGCGGACCGAGGTGCGATCGGCCCATGGTGACAGCCATTTGGGCCATGTCTTCCCCGATGGGCCACAGGACCGCGGCGGCCTGCGCTATTGCATCAACTCCGCCTCCTTGCGGTTCGTGCATCGTGATGACATGCAGGCGGAAGGATACGGCGACTACCTCAACCAAGTGGAGGATATCTGA